The DNA segment TTAAGTTGCGCCATTTGCTCTTTGGTCATTACAGTTAAATCAATTAATTCAAAACTATTAAAAGCGTATTTTTTAGCAAGCTCGACATCTTCAAATAGATCATAAACTAAATTTAAATAAGGATAGGGCGAAGTTTCACCATGATAAAATACTAGAGTAATTACGATAGGGAGCTTATCATTGCCAGCATCTAAATGTCCTTGCATAATTTGAATTTCATAAGCCATTTTTCGGCTCTGTTGCAAAGATTTCCATCAGTTTATTTTTTATACAATCATGGATTCTTTGGGCGCAATTAAACTGCGAGTGAGTTAAATTGTTCAAAAATAGTTTGATTAGCACAATGTGTATGTTGGCCTTTTCTTAACATATTAATTAATTCATAACCTGCTAAAGTTGATTCAGCTGATTTAAATGTTTTAAATCCAAGCATTGGTTTCATTCGTCTTTTGATAAATCGATGATCTTGCTCAACCTGATTATTCAGATATTTAATTTGACGATCTTCAACCCAACAATATGGCCAAATTCCTATTTAGATGTAACATACAATTTAATAAGATAATAGCTGCATCATTAGCACTACTTTTATCAATGGTAATACACTCAGGCAAGCCATGCTGGCCAATGGCTTTTTTAAGAAACTTAAAGGTTGCTTCTTCATCTCTTTTTTCAGAAAGCATAAACTCTAAGGTATCACCATCTTTATCAACGGCTCGATAACTTAAGGAATAAGACAAATACCAACGAACACATTGAAGATAAAGATACTTTCAAATTGACGATATTTAAATGAATTTATGGAGTAAGCTCTTATCTAAAATCAGTTAGAGTAATTCAAGTTGAGATCATTTGT comes from the bacterium SCSIO 12844 genome and includes:
- a CDS encoding Rpn family recombination-promoting nuclease/putative transposase codes for the protein MAYEIQIMQGHLDAGNDKLPIVITLVFYHGETSPYPYLNLVYDLFEDVELAKKYAFNSFELIDLTVMTKEQMAQLNTELLFEFLLKYNKA
- a CDS encoding DDE-type integrase/transposase/recombinase, whose amino-acid sequence is MGIWPYCWVEDRQIKYLNNQVEQDHRFIKRRMKPMLGFKTFKSAESTLAGYELINMLRKGQHTHCANQTIFEQFNSLAV
- a CDS encoding DDE-type integrase/transposase/recombinase, producing the protein MSYSLSYRAVDKDGDTLEFMLSEKRDEEATFKFLKKAIGQHGLPECITIDKSSANDAAIILLNCMLHLNRNLAILLG